One window of Methanobacterium alkalithermotolerans genomic DNA carries:
- a CDS encoding PRC-barrel domain-containing protein, with the protein MRIVEEIVGKEVLDNSATIIGKVKDVEMDLETKTIEALVLGKGGISEGLGLSKGETIVPYDMVKKIGDKILLKSGGE; encoded by the coding sequence ATGAGGATTGTGGAAGAAATCGTAGGTAAAGAAGTTCTGGATAATTCAGCTACCATTATAGGGAAAGTTAAGGATGTGGAAATGGACCTGGAAACAAAAACCATAGAAGCGTTAGTATTAGGTAAAGGGGGAATATCTGAAGGTTTAGGTCTTTCAAAAGGTGAAACCATTGTCCCTTATGATATGGTAAAAAAAATAGGGGATAAAATTTTACTAAAAAGCGGTGGGGAATAA
- a CDS encoding ACT domain-containing protein, translating into MKLKQISIFLENKKGRLKKAINVLSQSKINIRALSIADTSEFGILRLIVPEVDKARTILVKNQFVVKVNDVIAVEVPDKPGGLDGILDILHQADINVEYIYAFVEKKTDNAIVVIRTENIEEGLKTLKKANATVLSPEEVYNL; encoded by the coding sequence ATGAAATTGAAGCAAATATCCATATTTCTGGAAAACAAAAAAGGAAGATTAAAAAAAGCTATAAATGTTCTATCCCAATCGAAGATAAATATCAGAGCACTTTCCATTGCTGATACTTCTGAATTTGGGATTTTAAGATTAATAGTTCCAGAAGTAGATAAAGCTCGTACTATTCTGGTAAAAAATCAGTTTGTAGTGAAAGTGAATGATGTAATTGCCGTGGAAGTACCGGATAAACCAGGAGGTTTGGATGGTATTCTGGATATTCTTCATCAGGCAGATATTAATGTGGAATACATCTACGCTTTTGTTGAAAAAAAAACAGACAATGCAATCGTAGTTATTAGAACTGAAAATATTGAGGAAGGGTTAAAAACGCTTAAAAAAGCTAATGCAACTGTTTTATCTCCAGAAGAAGTCTATAATCTTTAA
- a CDS encoding orotate phosphoribosyltransferase has translation MELTGICNICGKAAKMHTCSICGTSVCSQCYYLDPGVCVICKKRLKLKKKF, from the coding sequence ATGGAGCTAACAGGAATATGTAATATTTGCGGCAAAGCCGCAAAAATGCATACCTGTTCTATCTGTGGAACTTCTGTTTGCTCTCAATGTTACTACTTAGATCCCGGAGTATGTGTTATATGCAAAAAACGATTGAAACTAAAAAAAAAATTTTGA
- the pyrE gene encoding orotate phosphoribosyltransferase yields MQKTIETKKKILIDLLKKNEVVKSGKFVLASGKESDYYVDMKKAITEPEILKTIAEIISETIHKDNINKIAGPALGAVPIATALALESKKPLLMIRKEKKGYGTSKLIEGELKKGDQVVVVEDVTTTGNSLLKAINAIHENGGIVKRAFVVVDRLEGAKNNLKNHDIELEPLLLVSEFLDK; encoded by the coding sequence ATGCAAAAAACGATTGAAACTAAAAAAAAAATTTTGATTGATTTACTAAAAAAAAATGAAGTAGTAAAATCTGGTAAATTTGTTTTAGCTTCTGGAAAAGAAAGTGATTACTACGTGGATATGAAAAAGGCCATCACCGAACCAGAAATCCTGAAAACTATTGCTGAAATCATCTCTGAAACAATTCATAAGGATAATATAAATAAAATTGCCGGTCCAGCTTTAGGTGCTGTTCCTATTGCAACTGCTTTAGCCCTGGAATCTAAAAAACCATTATTAATGATACGTAAAGAAAAAAAAGGTTACGGCACATCAAAATTAATTGAAGGGGAATTAAAAAAAGGGGATCAGGTGGTGGTAGTGGAAGATGTTACCACTACTGGCAATTCATTATTAAAGGCCATAAACGCCATCCATGAAAATGGAGGAATCGTCAAAAGAGCATTTGTGGTTGTTGATAGGTTAGAGGGTGCTAAAAATAATTTAAAAAATCATGATATTGAATTGGAGCCATTACTGCTGGTTAGTGAATTTTTAGATAAATGA
- a CDS encoding sodium:solute symporter family protein, which yields MDILILSIVILLYFLIIGYVGYVAWRGTKTSEDYMVAGRKTHPYIMALSYGATFISTAAIVGFGGIAGQFGMGILWLVFLNIIVGIFIAFVLFGKRTRKMGHNMGSLTFPEFLGRRFNCKFIQYFAGLIIFFAMPLYASVVLIGAARFIETTIKIDFNLALLIMAIIVAAYVVLGGIKGVMYTDALQGSIMFLGMLFLLVTTYYLLGGVNTANQSLTNLAPLVPAQVSAVGGTGWTSFPVLGSPWWWTLVSTIILGVGIGVLAQPQLAVRFMTVKSNRELNRAVLVGGLFIFIMTGTAYIVGSLSNVYFFQQTGQIAVQVVEGNIDRIIPIFINQAMPEWFTYIFMLTLLSAAMSTLSSQFHVQGTSIGRDVYETILSKTGDRSILITRIGILFSVIIALVLGYLLPGSIIALGTSLFFGICAAAFLSVFVCGLFWKRTTRAGAIAGMLAGTITSLFWLFFIYKKTAASLGISQALTGQDILLTNMPWPVVDPIVVAVPLAFVVTIVVSLLSKPPEPKYLDKCFEGV from the coding sequence ATGGATATATTGATTCTCAGTATTGTGATATTATTATATTTTTTAATTATAGGCTATGTGGGCTATGTGGCTTGGAGAGGAACTAAAACTTCGGAAGACTATATGGTAGCTGGACGTAAAACACATCCTTATATTATGGCTTTAAGTTACGGAGCTACTTTTATAAGTACGGCTGCCATTGTAGGATTTGGTGGAATTGCAGGCCAGTTTGGTATGGGGATTTTATGGCTGGTATTTTTAAATATCATCGTGGGTATTTTCATCGCTTTTGTTCTTTTTGGTAAAAGAACCAGAAAAATGGGGCATAATATGGGTTCTCTTACATTTCCTGAGTTTCTGGGACGTAGATTTAATTGTAAATTTATTCAGTACTTTGCCGGGTTGATAATATTTTTTGCCATGCCCTTATATGCGTCGGTGGTTCTGATTGGGGCGGCTAGATTCATTGAAACAACTATAAAGATAGATTTTAATCTTGCTCTTTTAATCATGGCCATTATAGTTGCTGCCTATGTGGTTTTAGGAGGAATTAAAGGAGTAATGTATACCGATGCCCTGCAGGGTTCCATAATGTTTTTAGGCATGTTATTTTTGCTGGTGACTACTTATTATCTATTAGGGGGAGTAAACACTGCCAACCAGTCTTTAACTAATCTGGCACCATTGGTACCGGCCCAGGTAAGTGCAGTGGGGGGAACCGGGTGGACGTCTTTTCCAGTGCTGGGAAGTCCCTGGTGGTGGACCCTGGTATCCACCATCATACTGGGGGTGGGAATAGGGGTCCTGGCCCAACCACAACTGGCTGTAAGATTCATGACGGTTAAATCGAATCGGGAATTAAACCGGGCTGTTCTGGTAGGTGGTTTATTTATATTTATCATGACCGGCACGGCTTATATTGTAGGATCCCTATCTAATGTCTATTTCTTCCAGCAAACAGGACAAATAGCTGTCCAGGTGGTAGAAGGCAATATCGACCGTATAATTCCAATATTTATTAATCAGGCCATGCCGGAATGGTTCACCTATATTTTCATGCTGACCCTGCTTTCTGCAGCCATGTCCACTTTGAGTTCTCAGTTTCATGTCCAGGGAACTTCCATCGGCCGTGATGTTTATGAGACAATATTAAGCAAAACCGGAGATAGATCCATATTAATAACCAGAATAGGAATTCTATTTTCAGTAATAATTGCCCTGGTTTTGGGATACCTGCTCCCGGGAAGTATTATAGCATTGGGAACCTCCCTATTTTTTGGCATATGTGCTGCCGCATTTTTATCAGTCTTTGTATGTGGATTGTTCTGGAAAAGAACCACCCGGGCAGGAGCCATTGCGGGAATGTTGGCAGGAACCATAACCAGCCTTTTCTGGCTATTTTTTATTTACAAAAAAACAGCTGCTTCTCTGGGAATATCCCAAGCCCTTACTGGACAGGACATACTCTTAACTAACATGCCCTGGCCGGTGGTTGATCCTATTGTGGTTGCAGTGCCCCTGGCATTTGTGGTAACCATAGTGGTTAGCCTACTTAGCAAACCACCTGAACCAAAATATCTGGATAAATGTTTTGAGGGGGTTTAA
- a CDS encoding phenylacetate--CoA ligase family protein → MIWNKEAECMSKEDKERLQLERLKEIVSTAYEKVPFYQERFKKAGIRPEDIQSLGDLEKLPFTTKTDLRDAYPFGMFAVPEEDIVEVHTSSGTTGKPTVSGYTKKDLEIWGEVMARALNMALAEKSDRIQNCYGYGLFTGGLGVHYGAQQVGATVIPISAGNTQRQVEILQDFKTSVITCTPSYALYLGEVLEKQGVDIKDLNLKSGVFGAEMWTEEMRDEIEKRLGLIALNIYGLTEIIGPGVAQECPEKSGLHIFEDHFYPEIIDPKTREVLGEGKKGELVLTTLTREGMPIIRFRTKDITALRYEKCGCGRTMVRMDRITGRTDDMLKIRGVIVFPSQIERALLKIEGLDPHYQIIVTRPHHLDELEVQVEASPILFSDEVKHVEEVKKMIEKRIHSEIGLRVNVTLVEPESLPRSEGKAVRVIDKRNFD, encoded by the coding sequence ATGATTTGGAATAAAGAAGCCGAATGCATGTCTAAAGAAGACAAAGAAAGGTTACAGCTAGAGCGACTAAAAGAAATTGTCAGCACTGCCTATGAAAAGGTGCCCTTCTACCAGGAAAGATTCAAAAAGGCAGGTATAAGACCAGAAGATATTCAAAGTTTAGGTGATCTGGAAAAATTGCCATTTACTACCAAAACAGATTTAAGAGATGCTTATCCCTTTGGCATGTTTGCTGTGCCTGAGGAAGATATAGTGGAAGTGCATACCTCCTCTGGTACAACTGGAAAGCCTACTGTTTCTGGTTATACCAAAAAAGATCTTGAAATATGGGGAGAAGTGATGGCCAGAGCTTTAAATATGGCACTAGCTGAAAAATCAGACCGCATACAAAATTGCTATGGTTACGGACTTTTCACGGGAGGTTTAGGAGTACACTATGGTGCCCAGCAGGTAGGTGCAACAGTAATTCCTATTTCAGCCGGCAATACCCAGAGACAGGTTGAAATCCTGCAGGACTTTAAAACCAGTGTAATAACCTGCACCCCATCTTATGCCCTATACCTGGGAGAGGTGCTGGAAAAGCAAGGTGTGGATATTAAGGATTTGAATCTGAAATCCGGCGTTTTTGGTGCGGAAATGTGGACTGAAGAGATGAGGGATGAAATAGAAAAAAGACTGGGTCTAATTGCCCTGAATATTTATGGGCTTACCGAAATCATTGGTCCGGGAGTAGCCCAGGAGTGTCCTGAAAAAAGCGGGCTTCATATCTTTGAAGACCATTTCTACCCGGAGATTATCGACCCCAAAACCCGGGAAGTTTTAGGGGAAGGAAAAAAAGGAGAGTTGGTTTTAACCACCCTTACCCGGGAGGGAATGCCCATAATTCGTTTTAGAACCAAAGATATTACTGCACTGCGCTATGAAAAATGTGGCTGTGGAAGAACCATGGTTAGAATGGATAGGATAACCGGCCGTACCGATGATATGTTAAAAATACGAGGGGTTATTGTATTCCCCTCCCAGATTGAAAGAGCTCTATTAAAAATTGAAGGCCTGGATCCCCACTACCAGATAATTGTAACCCGCCCCCATCACCTGGATGAATTAGAAGTGCAGGTAGAAGCTTCTCCTATTTTGTTTTCTGATGAAGTAAAGCATGTGGAAGAAGTTAAAAAAATGATTGAAAAACGTATACACAGCGAAATAGGGTTGAGGGTTAATGTTACTCTGGTAGAACCAGAAAGCCTTCCTCGAAGTGAAGGAAAAGCAGTGAGAGTTATAGACAAACGTAATTTTGATTGA
- a CDS encoding sodium:solute symporter family protein, whose product MNVMLLTIITLIYLILVAYTGYVAWKRTKSAEDYMVAGRTTHPYIMAMSYGATFISTAAIVGFGGVAGIYGMGLLWLTVLNILVGIFIAFVLFGKRTRKMGHNLSALTFPEFLSRRYNSKFIQYFSGLVVFLGMPLYASVVLIGMARFVETTLNIDYTIALLAMALIVAVYVIFGGIKGVMYTDALQGTIMFFGMIFLLFGIYYLLGGVTEAHQALTNMAPLMPAEAVQTGATGWTSMPSLGSPFWWTLVSTLILGVGIGVLSQPQLAVRFMTVKSNRELNRAVLVGGLFIFLMTGTAFIVGALSNVYFLQSTGQIAIQAAGGNADKIIPLFITTAMPLWFAYIFMVTLLSAAMSTLSSQFHVQGTAIGRDVYETIFRVKGGSTVLIARGAIALAVIIAVILGFILPGNIIAVGTALWFSLTAAAFLSMYVVALFWKRSTRWGAIAGMVVGTLVSSFWLLFVFKKTSEALGISQLLFGTPTLISSAPWPAVDPIVIGLPVAAILTIVVSLITQPPSEEHLEKCFEGT is encoded by the coding sequence ATGAATGTAATGCTTTTAACGATAATTACATTGATTTATCTTATTTTAGTGGCTTATACTGGTTATGTTGCCTGGAAACGTACTAAGTCCGCAGAAGACTATATGGTGGCTGGTCGAACCACCCATCCCTATATAATGGCCATGAGTTATGGGGCTACTTTTATCAGTACCGCCGCTATTGTTGGTTTTGGAGGAGTAGCTGGAATTTACGGAATGGGCCTTTTATGGCTAACGGTTTTGAATATACTGGTAGGAATTTTCATCGCCTTTGTTTTATTTGGTAAAAGGACCCGGAAAATGGGACATAATTTAAGTGCCCTTACCTTCCCTGAGTTCCTTTCCCGACGTTATAATAGTAAATTTATTCAGTATTTTTCCGGGCTGGTGGTCTTCCTGGGGATGCCTCTTTATGCCTCGGTGGTACTTATCGGAATGGCCCGTTTTGTAGAAACTACATTAAATATTGATTATACTATTGCTTTACTGGCAATGGCTCTAATAGTGGCTGTATATGTTATATTTGGAGGAATTAAGGGGGTAATGTATACGGATGCCCTGCAGGGAACCATCATGTTTTTTGGTATGATCTTCCTTCTATTTGGAATATATTATTTGCTGGGAGGAGTTACAGAGGCCCATCAGGCCCTAACCAATATGGCACCTTTAATGCCTGCTGAAGCAGTTCAAACCGGGGCCACTGGATGGACCAGCATGCCTTCTTTAGGAAGCCCTTTCTGGTGGACACTGGTATCAACCTTGATACTGGGAGTTGGTATTGGAGTATTATCCCAACCACAACTGGCAGTGCGGTTCATGACAGTTAAATCCAACCGGGAATTAAATCGAGCAGTGCTTGTGGGAGGTTTGTTCATATTTTTAATGACCGGAACTGCTTTTATTGTTGGGGCACTTTCCAATGTTTATTTCCTCCAAAGCACGGGGCAAATTGCTATTCAAGCTGCGGGTGGAAATGCTGATAAAATAATTCCATTATTTATTACCACGGCCATGCCTTTGTGGTTTGCATATATCTTCATGGTAACCCTGCTGTCTGCGGCCATGTCCACTTTGAGTTCTCAGTTTCATGTGCAGGGAACTGCAATTGGAAGAGATGTCTATGAAACGATCTTCAGGGTTAAAGGTGGCTCTACAGTACTTATTGCCCGGGGAGCCATTGCTCTAGCAGTTATAATTGCAGTTATTTTAGGTTTCATACTTCCGGGCAATATAATTGCGGTGGGCACTGCTTTATGGTTCAGTTTAACTGCAGCAGCATTTCTATCCATGTATGTGGTGGCTCTCTTTTGGAAACGTTCCACCCGCTGGGGTGCTATTGCCGGTATGGTGGTGGGAACACTGGTTAGTTCCTTCTGGTTATTATTTGTTTTCAAAAAAACATCTGAGGCGTTAGGGATTTCCCAATTACTTTTTGGAACCCCTACATTAATTAGTTCAGCTCCATGGCCTGCGGTGGATCCTATTGTTATAGGATTACCTGTAGCTGCAATTTTAACTATTGTGGTGAGCTTAATTACTCAACCACCAAGCGAAGAACATCTGGAAAAGTGTTTTGAAGGCACCTGA
- a CDS encoding symporter small accessory protein yields MEVLGIPDPWVWGAYILCILAVILCVIYGILNWNKGGEDEEEQIKEELEWEKKEREMEEEELGF; encoded by the coding sequence GTGGAAGTTTTAGGAATACCGGATCCCTGGGTGTGGGGTGCTTATATTTTATGCATTCTGGCCGTAATTTTATGTGTAATCTATGGAATTTTAAACTGGAATAAAGGCGGAGAAGATGAAGAAGAACAAATAAAAGAAGAATTAGAATGGGAAAAAAAAGAAAGAGAAATGGAAGAAGAGGAACTTGGATTCTAA